A single genomic interval of Gemmatimonas sp. harbors:
- a CDS encoding sodium:solute symporter codes for MHWINWAIVAVYLVVVVFDGLRRTRGTTNIEGYFLANRSLPWWAVGLSVMATQLSAVTLIGTTGQGATDGLRFVQFYFGLPIAMVILGVTIVPFLHGAKVYTAYEFLEKRFDAKTRSLTSFLFLLSRGMSCGTIIAAPSVVLSAIFGWDITWCVALIGIPTVIYTVLGGVQAVTWADVKQMFVIVGALIAIVVVLIMRMPVPLDNALEIAGATGRLRVFDFSFNLSETYTFWSGILGGTFLMLSYFGTDQSQVQRYLAAKSVDQARSSLLMSAYWKIPLQALILFIGVLVFLFYTFTPPPMLFNPQHSAQVQQKEPATFAALEARYTTAITQRAAAAREASTDIDNGAEAATTGALLAFRSADSSVNVVRKDALAAAGRVTGEASRDVNYIIPRFVLDHLPLGFAGIFLAAVLAAAMSSIAAELNSLSTASVVDFYQRWFRKEGSDAHFLFVSKAATALWGVFACVVAVYAANLGSLIEVVNRFGSFFYGSILGVFILAMIPRTRAFGAFVGLLSGMGAVAAVSFGVPSVSFLWHNVIGAVVVVVVGSVLSFGPTTKLQTP; via the coding sequence ATGCATTGGATCAATTGGGCCATCGTGGCGGTGTATCTCGTGGTCGTGGTCTTCGACGGCCTGCGGCGAACGCGCGGCACCACGAACATCGAAGGCTACTTTCTGGCCAACCGCAGTCTGCCGTGGTGGGCGGTCGGACTCTCGGTCATGGCTACGCAGCTCTCGGCCGTCACCCTGATCGGGACCACCGGCCAGGGCGCCACCGATGGCCTGCGCTTCGTGCAGTTCTACTTCGGGCTGCCGATCGCGATGGTGATCCTCGGGGTCACGATCGTACCGTTCCTCCACGGCGCCAAGGTCTACACGGCGTATGAGTTCCTCGAGAAGCGCTTCGACGCCAAGACGCGCTCGCTGACGAGCTTCCTCTTCCTGCTCTCGCGCGGCATGTCCTGCGGCACCATCATCGCCGCCCCCAGCGTGGTGCTGTCGGCCATTTTCGGCTGGGACATCACCTGGTGCGTGGCCTTGATTGGCATTCCCACGGTTATCTATACCGTACTCGGCGGCGTGCAGGCGGTGACCTGGGCCGACGTGAAGCAGATGTTCGTGATCGTAGGTGCCCTGATCGCGATCGTCGTCGTGCTCATCATGCGCATGCCCGTTCCACTCGACAACGCGCTCGAGATCGCCGGCGCTACCGGTCGACTGCGCGTATTCGATTTCTCGTTCAACCTGTCGGAGACGTACACCTTCTGGTCGGGCATCCTCGGCGGCACGTTCCTCATGCTGTCGTACTTCGGCACCGACCAGAGTCAGGTGCAGCGCTATCTGGCGGCCAAGTCGGTCGATCAGGCCCGCAGCTCGCTGCTGATGAGCGCTTACTGGAAGATTCCGCTGCAGGCGCTAATCCTGTTCATCGGTGTGCTCGTGTTCCTGTTCTACACGTTCACGCCACCGCCGATGCTGTTCAATCCGCAGCACAGCGCGCAGGTGCAACAGAAAGAGCCGGCCACGTTCGCCGCCCTCGAGGCGCGCTACACGACCGCGATCACCCAGCGTGCGGCCGCCGCGCGCGAAGCGTCAACCGATATCGACAATGGCGCGGAGGCGGCCACCACCGGTGCGCTGCTCGCCTTCCGCAGCGCCGACTCTTCGGTGAACGTGGTGCGCAAGGACGCGCTGGCCGCCGCCGGCCGAGTGACCGGTGAAGCGTCGCGCGACGTGAACTACATCATTCCGCGCTTCGTGCTCGACCATCTGCCGCTGGGCTTCGCCGGCATCTTCCTCGCCGCCGTGCTGGCGGCCGCCATGTCGAGCATTGCCGCCGAGCTGAATTCGCTCTCTACGGCGAGCGTAGTGGACTTTTACCAGCGTTGGTTCCGGAAGGAAGGCAGCGACGCACACTTCCTGTTCGTCTCCAAGGCCGCCACGGCGCTGTGGGGCGTGTTCGCCTGCGTGGTGGCGGTGTACGCCGCCAACCTCGGCTCACTGATCGAAGTCGTGAACCGTTTCGGCTCGTTCTTCTACGGCTCGATTCTGGGCGTGTTCATTCTGGCCATGATTCCGCGCACGCGCGCGTTCGGTGCATTCGTCGGTCTGCTCAGCGGCATGGGTGCCGTAGCCGCGGTGTCATTCGGTGTGCCCAGTGTGAGCTTTCTGTGGCACAACGTGATCGGGGCGGTGGTGGTGGTGGTGGTGGGGTCAGTGCTGAGTTTCGGGCCGACGACGAAACTGCAAACACCCTAG
- a CDS encoding ATP-binding protein, with product MADPSLIDQARSPVGTAPDPVRATALLEALPAAAALFRRTGMLYAVNTLGREWFVVDNRAPLASQSWSVVLLPLGSSGSALLERVASGESPTTQQVPLGRDGRVADLRAVAFDDELLLLTATVTAAGDEQRTMSARVDRELSALMMLTPSSVRITDVAGRIVQSNGAADLEHAAHSPATVRELWELDAPHDVANNRPLSFLDAPAMRALAGNLVRQQRLEVRRLGAQRVIESSAAPIRNGQLEVTGVVLLDRDVTEHDRLERQLHERQGREAELQHQVTHEREHLERLVEERSRALIASQEDRLRDRRLTAVGQLAAGVMHDVNNALNPIMAAAYLLRHYAESPDAVRDYADRIQKAAEIGAATASRVGRFIRQEPVHAGGDEALDLSAMVEEVLDLTQPMRLRRSSDAGEVVIVRQCAPTVSTRGLPGEIREALLNLVQNAVDAMPTGGTLTVRTFEEGADACLAIRDTGVGMSADVRERAFEPFFTTKGAKGSGLGLAEVYGIARRHRGTATISSVPGRGTEVTLRLPRAVGIETADAIPDAALLPVIPHHILVVEDHDDGREFLRRILMADGHHVDAVATCAEAREKLASGAEIPYDLMLTDVGLPDGSGWDLVRYARRKVPDVRVGVITGWEPIADTGESHGAEFILRKPLRAAELQAHIAGRSAPASTTE from the coding sequence ATGGCTGACCCGAGTCTGATTGACCAGGCGAGATCCCCCGTAGGCACCGCGCCCGATCCGGTGCGGGCCACGGCATTGCTGGAGGCCTTGCCGGCGGCGGCGGCGCTGTTCCGGCGTACGGGGATGCTGTACGCGGTCAACACACTTGGGCGTGAGTGGTTCGTGGTCGACAACCGCGCGCCGCTGGCCTCGCAATCATGGAGTGTCGTACTGCTGCCACTCGGGTCGTCCGGTTCCGCGCTGCTGGAGCGCGTTGCTTCGGGTGAGTCGCCCACTACGCAGCAGGTGCCACTCGGTCGCGACGGTCGGGTCGCCGATCTGCGCGCCGTGGCGTTCGACGACGAGTTGTTGCTGCTCACGGCGACGGTTACGGCGGCGGGCGACGAGCAACGCACGATGTCGGCGCGGGTGGATCGGGAGCTGTCGGCGCTGATGATGCTTACGCCGTCCTCGGTACGGATCACCGACGTGGCGGGGCGCATTGTGCAATCGAACGGTGCGGCGGATCTCGAGCATGCCGCGCATAGTCCCGCCACCGTGCGCGAGCTGTGGGAGCTCGATGCGCCGCACGACGTCGCGAACAATCGTCCGCTGTCCTTTCTCGATGCACCAGCCATGCGCGCGCTGGCGGGCAACCTGGTGCGGCAACAGCGGCTCGAAGTGCGTCGGTTGGGCGCGCAGCGGGTGATCGAGTCGAGTGCGGCCCCCATCCGAAATGGGCAGCTCGAGGTGACGGGCGTGGTCCTGCTCGATCGTGACGTCACCGAGCACGATCGGCTCGAGCGCCAGTTGCATGAGCGTCAGGGACGTGAAGCGGAACTGCAGCACCAAGTCACGCACGAGCGTGAGCATCTCGAACGATTGGTCGAGGAGCGGTCGCGGGCGCTGATCGCGTCGCAGGAAGATCGCCTGCGCGATCGTCGTCTCACGGCAGTCGGGCAGTTGGCGGCCGGCGTCATGCACGATGTGAACAACGCCCTCAATCCGATCATGGCGGCGGCGTATTTGCTGCGCCACTACGCCGAGTCGCCCGATGCTGTGCGCGACTACGCCGATCGCATTCAGAAGGCGGCCGAGATCGGGGCCGCGACCGCGTCGCGTGTTGGGCGCTTCATTCGTCAGGAGCCGGTACACGCCGGTGGCGACGAGGCGCTCGACCTCTCGGCCATGGTCGAGGAAGTGCTCGATCTGACGCAACCAATGCGTCTGCGTCGGTCCAGTGACGCCGGTGAAGTCGTGATCGTGCGACAGTGTGCGCCCACGGTCAGCACGCGTGGGCTTCCTGGCGAAATCCGTGAAGCGCTGCTCAATCTCGTGCAGAACGCGGTCGACGCGATGCCGACTGGCGGGACGCTGACCGTGCGCACGTTTGAAGAGGGGGCGGATGCCTGTCTCGCGATCCGCGACACGGGAGTCGGCATGAGCGCCGATGTGCGCGAACGGGCCTTCGAGCCGTTCTTTACCACCAAAGGCGCGAAAGGCTCAGGACTGGGGTTGGCAGAGGTGTACGGCATCGCCCGCCGACATCGGGGCACGGCGACCATTTCGTCGGTGCCGGGGCGCGGCACCGAAGTGACCCTGCGACTGCCGCGCGCCGTGGGCATCGAGACGGCCGATGCGATCCCGGACGCCGCGTTATTGCCGGTCATTCCGCACCATATCCTCGTAGTCGAAGACCACGACGACGGTCGTGAGTTCCTGCGGCGCATCCTCATGGCCGACGGGCATCATGTGGATGCCGTAGCAACTTGTGCCGAAGCGCGAGAAAAACTCGCGTCCGGCGCTGAAATCCCGTACGATCTCATGCTGACGGATGTCGGACTGCCCGACGGGAGCGGTTGGGACCTTGTGCGGTATGCGCGTCGCAAGGTGCCCGACGTCCGCGTCGGGGTCATTACCGGCTGGGAACCCATTGCTGATACCGGCGAGTCGCATGGCGCGGAATTCATTCTCCGCAAACCGTTGCGCGCGGCCGAATTGCAGGCTCACATTGCGGGACGCTCTGCTCCCGCTTCTACAACCGAGTAA
- a CDS encoding ANTAR domain-containing protein, whose protein sequence is MSELPSTIRVLVAEDNALERSTLVDLLGALGHMVVAEVESGTEAIEKAQQFTPDAVLLDMHMPGASGVQAAEEIAAALPGTAVVLITGDLSLTLSTADVLRSTAVALLPKPTPPTTLDATLRMAVTRARELLAARREAAEAKEQLENRKLIERAKGILMRRTGSSEQEAYRIMQRSSQDRSVRMVDIARAVIESEPGMKV, encoded by the coding sequence ATGTCGGAACTGCCGTCGACCATTCGCGTGCTGGTGGCCGAAGACAACGCCCTCGAGCGGTCTACCCTCGTCGACCTCCTCGGCGCGCTTGGCCACATGGTGGTCGCTGAAGTCGAAAGCGGAACGGAGGCGATCGAGAAGGCGCAGCAGTTCACGCCTGATGCGGTGTTGCTCGACATGCACATGCCGGGCGCCAGCGGCGTGCAGGCGGCCGAAGAAATTGCGGCAGCCTTGCCCGGTACGGCGGTGGTGCTCATCACGGGCGATCTGTCGCTCACGCTCAGCACGGCTGACGTGTTGCGCAGCACGGCCGTGGCGTTGTTGCCCAAGCCGACGCCGCCGACCACGCTCGACGCCACGCTGCGCATGGCCGTGACGCGCGCCCGCGAGCTGCTCGCCGCCCGCCGGGAAGCCGCCGAGGCCAAGGAACAGCTCGAGAACCGCAAGCTCATCGAACGCGCCAAGGGCATTCTCATGCGTCGCACCGGCAGCAGCGAACAGGAAGCCTACCGCATCATGCAGCGCTCGAGCCAGGATCGCAGCGTGCGCATGGTCGATATCGCGCGCGCTGTCATCGAGAGCGAACCTGGCATGAAGGTGTAG
- a CDS encoding M20/M25/M40 family metallo-hydrolase, with product MSLLRRPALAVALAVAVTSPLALSAQILQKAPGAPTTLTPAQQDARAIYKEMVEINTVDSVGSVTKAAQAVAARFKAAGFPAADIRLVGPVSAPAKQNLIVRYRGKGRGKPILLLAHLDVVAAIRSDWPRDPFTMTELDGYFLGRGVADDKSMAAILTANVLRYKKEGWVPERDLILALTADEEGGGDNGVSWLIANHRELIDAEYAINEGGGGTLQNDKPLFHSIQAAEKVYNDFTLTVLNTGGHSSVPRKDNAIYSLANALARIEKYTFPVELNDITRPFFEQTAKVEMPSLAVAMKALVANPADTSAARIISTDPRYASMLRTTCVATRLSAGHANNALPQTATANVNCRIAPTSTGSQVKAALEQVIGDATVKVTGSREDRKDGAPGAINATLLQATTQLTNKMFGGVPVIPTMSTGATDGYRLRAVGIPTYGVSGIFSSPGETNAHGRDEKLRVKSFYDGLDFLYELVKQVAGPNAGKPIS from the coding sequence ATGTCCCTGCTCCGCCGTCCCGCTCTGGCCGTCGCCCTCGCCGTCGCTGTCACGAGCCCGCTCGCACTGTCCGCCCAGATCCTCCAGAAGGCACCCGGCGCCCCGACCACGCTCACGCCGGCGCAGCAGGATGCGCGCGCGATCTACAAAGAGATGGTCGAGATCAACACCGTCGACTCCGTGGGATCGGTTACGAAGGCCGCGCAGGCCGTCGCGGCGCGCTTCAAGGCTGCGGGCTTCCCGGCCGCTGATATTCGCCTGGTGGGCCCAGTCAGCGCCCCGGCGAAGCAGAATCTGATCGTGCGCTACCGCGGAAAAGGGCGCGGCAAGCCGATCCTGCTGCTCGCCCACCTCGACGTGGTGGCCGCGATCCGCAGCGACTGGCCGCGCGACCCGTTCACCATGACCGAACTGGACGGCTACTTCCTTGGACGCGGCGTGGCCGACGACAAGTCAATGGCGGCCATTCTCACCGCCAACGTGCTGCGCTACAAGAAAGAGGGCTGGGTGCCCGAGCGCGATCTCATTCTCGCGCTCACCGCCGACGAAGAAGGTGGTGGCGACAACGGGGTGAGCTGGCTGATCGCCAATCATCGCGAGCTCATCGACGCCGAGTATGCGATCAACGAAGGGGGCGGCGGCACGCTGCAGAACGACAAGCCGCTGTTTCATTCCATTCAGGCGGCCGAGAAGGTGTACAACGACTTCACGCTGACGGTGCTCAACACCGGCGGCCACTCGAGCGTGCCGCGCAAGGACAATGCGATCTACTCACTGGCGAACGCGTTGGCCCGCATCGAGAAGTACACGTTCCCGGTTGAACTGAACGACATCACGCGCCCGTTCTTCGAGCAGACGGCCAAGGTGGAAATGCCGTCGCTGGCGGTCGCGATGAAGGCGCTGGTGGCTAATCCCGCTGATACGTCCGCAGCCCGCATTATCTCCACCGATCCGCGCTACGCCTCGATGCTGCGCACCACCTGCGTGGCCACGCGCCTCTCTGCCGGACACGCCAACAACGCGCTCCCCCAAACGGCCACCGCGAATGTGAATTGCCGCATCGCGCCCACGAGCACGGGGTCGCAGGTGAAGGCCGCGCTCGAGCAGGTGATCGGTGACGCGACGGTGAAAGTCACCGGCTCGCGTGAGGATCGCAAAGACGGCGCGCCGGGCGCGATCAACGCCACCTTGCTGCAAGCCACCACGCAACTCACGAACAAGATGTTCGGCGGTGTGCCCGTGATTCCCACCATGAGCACCGGGGCCACGGACGGTTATCGGCTGCGCGCCGTGGGAATTCCCACCTACGGCGTCAGCGGCATCTTCTCGTCGCCCGGCGAGACCAACGCGCATGGGCGCGACGAGAAGTTGCGTGTGAAAAGCTTCTACGACGGACTCGATTTCCTGTACGAACTGGTGAAGCAGGTGGCTGGCCCCAATGCAGGCAAGCCAATCTCCTGA
- a CDS encoding TldD/PmbA family protein, producing MTRSRRDFLKASAAVAAGGLVATRSASALSPSGSLIAAPGLISSDLPSVDDPAIKALMQAALDVAKSGGASYADVRVAARRQQNVNTRDRIVQGVSDTDTFGLGVRTLVDGAWGFAATSRLDKDSVATATRAALEQARANRASQLRPVQLAPTPGNQVGEWKSPIETDPFTVAITDKVALLLAVNESALKVKGIRNVTSSMFFLREEKSLMTSDGSFLVQTIYRTSPSMSITAVSADFSDFQTVQSSEIAPMGLGYEWVINSKMAERAPKWAELAVQKLSAKPVEPGRYDLLLHPSNLWLTVHEVIAHPTELDRALGFEANYAGTSFIAPPAQVLGKLRIGSDLLNVVGDREQKGSLGAIGWDDEAVKPVKFDIIKNGVFVDYQTTREQATMMTDYYKSVGKPVRSYGCSYAQSWADVQFQRMPNVSMVPGNTDNTFESMIGSMDKGIAIVGDGSFSIDQQRYNGQFAGQIFYEVKGGKIVGQLKDVAYQFRTPDFWKSLKAIGGQKSYELGGAFGDAKGQPGQSNSVSHGCVPSLFQQTNIINTGRRA from the coding sequence ATGACACGCTCTCGCCGCGATTTTCTCAAGGCCAGCGCCGCCGTGGCTGCCGGTGGTCTGGTCGCTACGCGATCGGCCTCCGCGCTGTCTCCGTCCGGCTCGCTGATCGCCGCCCCCGGCCTCATTTCGTCCGACCTGCCGTCGGTCGATGACCCGGCCATCAAGGCCCTCATGCAGGCCGCGCTCGACGTCGCCAAGTCCGGCGGCGCCTCGTACGCCGACGTCCGCGTCGCCGCCCGCCGTCAGCAGAACGTGAACACGCGTGATCGCATCGTGCAGGGGGTGAGCGACACCGACACCTTCGGACTCGGCGTGCGCACGCTCGTGGATGGCGCGTGGGGCTTTGCCGCCACCAGCCGTCTCGACAAGGACTCGGTGGCCACCGCCACCCGCGCCGCGCTCGAACAGGCCCGCGCCAACCGCGCCAGCCAGCTGCGTCCGGTGCAGCTCGCCCCGACGCCCGGCAATCAGGTGGGCGAGTGGAAGAGCCCCATCGAAACCGACCCGTTCACCGTCGCGATCACCGACAAGGTGGCGCTGCTGTTGGCCGTCAACGAATCGGCGCTCAAGGTGAAGGGCATCCGGAACGTCACCTCGAGCATGTTCTTTCTGCGCGAAGAGAAGTCGCTCATGACGAGCGACGGCTCCTTCCTGGTGCAGACGATTTATCGGACGTCGCCGAGCATGTCGATCACGGCGGTGTCGGCCGATTTCTCCGATTTCCAGACGGTGCAGAGCAGCGAAATCGCACCGATGGGATTGGGCTACGAGTGGGTGATCAACTCGAAGATGGCTGAACGCGCGCCCAAGTGGGCCGAGCTGGCGGTGCAGAAGTTGAGCGCCAAGCCGGTGGAGCCGGGTCGCTACGACCTGCTGCTGCACCCGTCGAACCTGTGGCTCACGGTGCACGAAGTGATCGCGCACCCCACCGAACTCGATCGCGCGCTTGGCTTCGAAGCCAACTACGCCGGTACGAGCTTCATTGCACCGCCAGCGCAGGTCCTCGGCAAGCTGCGCATCGGATCCGACCTGTTGAACGTGGTTGGCGATCGCGAGCAGAAGGGATCGCTCGGCGCCATCGGCTGGGACGATGAAGCGGTGAAGCCGGTGAAATTCGACATCATCAAGAACGGCGTGTTCGTGGACTATCAAACCACGCGCGAGCAGGCCACGATGATGACCGATTATTACAAGAGCGTGGGTAAGCCGGTGCGTTCGTACGGTTGTTCGTACGCGCAGAGCTGGGCCGATGTGCAGTTCCAGCGCATGCCGAACGTGAGCATGGTGCCGGGCAACACCGACAACACGTTCGAGAGCATGATCGGCTCGATGGACAAGGGCATCGCCATCGTGGGCGACGGCTCGTTCTCGATCGACCAGCAGCGCTACAACGGACAGTTTGCTGGCCAGATCTTCTACGAAGTGAAGGGTGGCAAGATCGTGGGGCAGCTCAAGGATGTGGCGTATCAGTTCCGCACGCCCGACTTCTGGAAGTCGCTGAAAGCCATTGGCGGCCAGAAGAGCTATGAACTGGGCGGCGCCTTCGGCGATGCCAAGGGACAGCCGGGCCAGTCGAACTCCGTGAGTCACGGCTGCGTACCGTCACTCTTCCAGCAGACCAACATCATCAACACCGGGAGGAGAGCGTGA